Proteins from one Streptomyces genisteinicus genomic window:
- a CDS encoding TerC/Alx family metal homeostasis membrane protein, which translates to MDVSMTVWVLTILGLSALIAVDFFIGRKPHDVSIKEAGIWTIVWVVLAVLFGVGLLVAGESQASGEFFAGFITEKSLSVDNLFVFVLIMAKFAVPSHLQQRVLLIGVLIALVLRAIFIAAGAAIIASFSWVFYIFGAFLIYTAWKLIQEARADDEEEEFEENRLLKSVEKKFGVADKYHGTKLFIKVNGKRVMTPLMVVMLAIGTTDVLFALDSIPAIFGLTQDPYIVFTANAFALMGLRQLYFLIGGLLKKLVHLSYGLSVILGFIGVKLVLHALHESGVHVPEISIPFSLAVICGVLVITTITSLIASKKQSEREAAEAAAGGAQGDADKDKDSVEA; encoded by the coding sequence GTGGACGTTTCAATGACTGTCTGGGTGCTGACCATTCTCGGTCTCAGTGCCCTCATCGCCGTCGACTTCTTCATCGGGCGCAAGCCCCATGACGTGTCGATCAAGGAAGCCGGAATCTGGACCATCGTCTGGGTCGTCCTCGCCGTGCTCTTCGGCGTCGGACTTCTCGTCGCGGGCGAGAGCCAGGCATCCGGTGAGTTCTTCGCGGGCTTCATCACCGAGAAGTCCCTGAGTGTGGACAACCTCTTCGTCTTCGTCCTGATCATGGCGAAGTTCGCGGTGCCGTCCCACCTCCAGCAGCGGGTGCTGCTGATCGGTGTCCTCATCGCCCTGGTGCTCCGCGCGATCTTCATCGCGGCCGGTGCCGCGATCATCGCCAGCTTCTCCTGGGTCTTCTACATCTTCGGCGCGTTCCTGATCTACACCGCCTGGAAGCTCATCCAGGAGGCGCGTGCCGACGACGAGGAGGAGGAGTTCGAGGAGAACAGGCTCCTCAAGTCCGTCGAGAAGAAGTTCGGCGTCGCGGACAAGTACCACGGCACCAAGCTCTTCATCAAGGTCAACGGCAAGCGCGTGATGACCCCCCTGATGGTGGTCATGCTCGCGATCGGCACCACCGACGTGCTGTTCGCGCTCGACTCGATCCCGGCGATCTTCGGCCTGACCCAGGACCCGTACATCGTGTTCACGGCGAACGCCTTCGCCCTGATGGGTCTGCGCCAGCTCTACTTCCTCATCGGCGGACTGCTGAAGAAGCTGGTCCACCTCAGCTACGGCCTGTCGGTGATCCTCGGCTTCATCGGCGTCAAGCTCGTGCTGCACGCGCTGCACGAGAGCGGCGTGCACGTGCCCGAGATCTCCATCCCGTTCTCCCTGGCCGTGATCTGCGGTGTGCTCGTCATCACGACGATCACCAGCCTGATCGCGTCCAAGAAGCAGTCGGAGAGGGAGGCGGCCGAGGCCGCCGCCGGCGGCGCGCAGGGCGACGCGGACAAGGACAAGGACAGCGTCGAGGCCTGA